The Blattabacterium cuenoti genome includes the window ATCAATTCATTTACAATTATTTTTCCATTAAAAATTCCCTTAGATTTTTCACATAAAATATTTTTGTACAATTGAAAACTATAAGCATCCGAACATAAATGATTGATTAAAGTATGATGATCTACTAATTGTTTTCCTGATAAAAGAGAGATTCCGTATAAATAAGAATAAGTTTTTTCTCCGTTAGAATAAAACTTTAAATTATTTCTTATAAAATTTCCTTGAAGAGAAAAAGTATAAACGGTACATTTACTGTTTTTTTTTTGTTTTACAAATGTATTATCTATTATCGAAGTTTCTACTGAATCATTTTGCACTTTATAGTAATCAATTATACTATAATTCATAGCATAAATTTCGCTAACAGAATTTATAAAAGATAAATGTTTACTTAAACACTTATAATGTTCTATAATTTTTACAGAAGAATGTTCTCCGACCACAATCAAATTTCTATTATTGAACATAATCTTAGATTCAATCCCTGTATAAATATGCAATATTTCTATAGGATATTCTAAAAAAACATTATTAGGAATATAAATATATGCACCATCTTTTGACAATACTGTATTTAAAGTGTAAAATACATCATATTGATATGATAATTTATCATAATAATTTTCAATTTCATCATCTTTTATAGATGCTATATTTGCTAATATCGCATTTTTTGCATGAACGTAAGAAAAATGAGGGTTATATTTTCCATCTATAAAAATCAAAATAAAAGATTTTTTATCCTTAAGAATAGTTAATTTTTTTATTTTTTCACGTTCTATATTTTTTATTTTTTTATTTTCTGGACAAACGTTATAATCTTGGTTAAGAATTGATTCAATATCCGTATTTTTCCATTCTTCATTTATAGAAGAAGGAAATCCTTTTTTGTGAAAAAAATCAGAATGTTTTTGTTTCGAAAAAGACATGTAAGAGTCTCTTTTTTTTTCAGAAGAAAATTTATTAATTAATAAAGCTATTTTTTCTCTTAACTGCATTTAATTATAAAATTAAATAATTCTTTTATATTTGATTTTTGACTATCCAATCATATCCTTTTTTTTCTAATTTTTCAGCTAATTTTTGATCTCCTGATCGAACAATTTTTCCATTGTATAAAACATGTATAATATAGTCTGAAAAAATATGATCTAATAATCTTTTATAATGAGTAATAATTAAAACAGAATTTTTTTTATTTCTGAAAGCATTGATTCCTTTAGCAACTACACGTAAAGCATCTATATCTAAACCTGAATCAACTTCATCTAAAACAGATAACAAAGGATTTAACATCATCATTTGAAATATTTCATTACGTTTTTTTTCTCCTCCAGAAAACCCTTCATTTAAAGAACGATAAAAAAAATTTTTATCAATATTTAATAAAGAAGACTTTTCCTTTATTTTTAATAAAATGTCTTTAGCAGACATTTTTTTGATATTTCTTGCTTCAAGAGTGGAATTAATCGCTGTTTTAATAAAATTCACAATGGAAACTCCTGGTATTTCTATTGGATGTTGAAAAGAGAGAAAAATACCCAAATGAGCCCGTTCTTCTGGTGAAAAATCTTTTAAATTTTGATTTAAAAAATAAATATTTCCTTCAGTTATTTTATACTCTTTCTTTCCTGCTATTATAGAAGCAAGAGTACTTTTACCAGAACCATTAGGCCCCATAATAATATGACTTTCTCCTGCATTTATTTTTAAATTAATTCCTCTAAGAACCTTTTTCTTCTCTATAGAAGCATGTAAATTTTCTATATTTAACATAATTTTTACTATATTTACCCAACAGATCCTTCCAAAGAAATTTCCAAAAGTTTTTGAGCTTCTACGGCAAACTCCATGGGAAGCTTTTTCAATACCTCATTACTAAAACCATGCACAATTAAG containing:
- the sufD gene encoding Fe-S cluster assembly protein SufD — protein: MQLREKIALLINKFSSEKKRDSYMSFSKQKHSDFFHKKGFPSSINEEWKNTDIESILNQDYNVCPENKKIKNIEREKIKKLTILKDKKSFILIFIDGKYNPHFSYVHAKNAILANIASIKDDEIENYYDKLSYQYDVFYTLNTVLSKDGAYIYIPNNVFLEYPIEILHIYTGIESKIMFNNRNLIVVGEHSSVKIIEHYKCLSKHLSFINSVSEIYAMNYSIIDYYKVQNDSVETSIIDNTFVKQKKNSKCTVYTFSLQGNFIRNNLKFYSNGEKTYSYLYGISLLSGKQLVDHHTLINHLCSDAYSFQLYKNILCEKSKGIFNGKIIVNELIKEINALQKNHNIILSNEACIYAKPQLKIYSEYVKCSHGCTVGNIQESELFYLQSRGISEKKAKMLLLFSFLEEMLIPIHIFELKKFIHKKIRKKLDKHL
- the sufC gene encoding Fe-S cluster assembly ATPase SufC, whose amino-acid sequence is MLNIENLHASIEKKKVLRGINLKINAGESHIIMGPNGSGKSTLASIIAGKKEYKITEGNIYFLNQNLKDFSPEERAHLGIFLSFQHPIEIPGVSIVNFIKTAINSTLEARNIKKMSAKDILLKIKEKSSLLNIDKNFFYRSLNEGFSGGEKKRNEIFQMMMLNPLLSVLDEVDSGLDIDALRVVAKGINAFRNKKNSVLIITHYKRLLDHIFSDYIIHVLYNGKIVRSGDQKLAEKLEKKGYDWIVKNQI